A part of Maniola jurtina chromosome 19, ilManJurt1.1, whole genome shotgun sequence genomic DNA contains:
- the LOC123874892 gene encoding serine/threonine-protein phosphatase 2A 56 kDa regulatory subunit epsilon isoform — protein sequence MSSGTFVDRIDPFAKRSLKKKTKKSQGSSRYRNTQDVELQALPLLKDVPSSEQEELFIRKLRQCCVAFDFMDPVADLKGKEIKRASLNELVEYITGGRGVLTEPVYPEIIKMISANLFRTLPPSENPDFDPEEDDPTLEASWPHLQLVYEFFLRFLESTDFQPTIGKKVIDQKFVLQLLDLFDSEDPRERDFLKTVLHRIYGKFLGLRAFIRKQINNIFLRFVYETEHFNGVGELLEILGSIINGFALPLKSEHKQFLVKVLLPLHKVKCLSLYHAQLAYCVVQFLEKDATLTEPVVRGLLKFWPKTCSQKEVMFLGEIEEILDVIEPAQFAKIQEPLFRQIAKCVSSPHFQVAERALYYWNNEYILSLMEENNQVIMPIMFPALYRMSKEHWNQTIVTLVYNVLKTFMEMNSKLFDELTASYKAERQKEKKREKERDELWKRLGEMEIGHKRQQAVAGAALAN from the exons ATGTCTTCGGGAACGTTTGTGGATAGGATTGACCCTTTCGCGAAGCGGTCGCTGAAGAAAAAGACTAAGAAGTCTCAAGGATCCTCGCGCTACCGCAACACGCAGGATGTCGAGCTCCAGGCTCTGCCTCTCCTAAAAG ATGTTCCAAGCAGTGAGCAGGAGGAACTATTTATCCGTAAACTGCGACAGTGCTGTGTGGCTTTCGACTTCATGGACCCCGTGGCCGACCTGAAGGGGAAAGAGATTAAACGTGCTTCACTAAATGAGCTTGTAGAGTACATCACTGGTGGCCGTGGAGTTCTCACTGAACCAGTCTATCCAGAGATCATCAAAATG ATATCGGCCAACTTGTTCCGCACTCTGCCACCGAGTGAAAATCCTGATTTCGACCCAGAAGAGGATGACCCGACATTGGAGGCTTCGTGGCCGCACCTCCAGCTAGTCTACGAATTTTTCCTGCGCTTCCTTGAGTCCACTGACTTTCAACCTACTATTGGCAAGAAAGTCATTGACCAGAAATTCGTTTTGCAG CTTTTAGACTTGTTCGACTCGGAAGACCCGCGCGAGCGTGACTTCTTGAAGACTGTGCTGCATCGCATTTACGGGAAGTTTTTGGGCCTCCGCGCCTTCATACGGAAACAAATCAACAACATCTTCCTGAGATTTGTCTATGAGACAGAACATTTTAACGGTGTGGGTGAACTTCTAGAAATATTGGGAAG TATAATAAACGGGTTCGCTCTGCCGCTGAAGAGCGAGCACAAACAGTTCCTGGTGAAGGTGCTGCTGCCGCTGCACAAGGTGAAGTGCCTGTCGCTGTACCACGCGCAGCTCGCCTACTGCGTGGTGCAGTTCCTGGAGAAGGACGCCACGCTCACCGAGCCCGTGGTGCGCGGCCTGCTCAAGTTCTGGCCCAAGACCTGCTCGCAGAAAGAG GTTATGTTCCTTGGTGAGATTGAGGAGATTTTGGACGTTATTGAACCAGCACAATTTGCTAAAATCCAAGAGCCACTATTTAGACAAATTGCAAAATGTGTATCCAGTCCACATTTCcag GTAGCGGAACGGGCATTGTACTACTGGAACAACGAATACATCCTGTCGCTGATGGAGGAGAACAACCAGGTGATCATGCCCATCATGTTCCCGGCGCTGTACCGGATGAGCAAGGAGCACTGGAACCAGACCATCGTGACGCTGGTGTACAACGTGCTGAAGACCTTCATGGAGATGAACTCCAAGCTGTTCGACGAGCTCACCGCCAGCTACAAGGCGGAGCGGCAGAA AGAGAAGAAGCGCGAGAAGGAGCGCGACGAGCTGTGGAAGCGGCTGGGCGAGATGGAGATCGGGCACAAGCGGCAGCAGGCGGTCGCCGGCGCCGCGCTCGCCAACTGA
- the LOC123874888 gene encoding origin recognition complex subunit 1-like, whose product MSVKSSRMYTAPAPKMPPGLVELMEGLAKDVLKCNPPDVYSFCANHMQKLMEIRDGPTTKCTMTLDQKIAMAIKKIRERAARRREDYDKKMQTYKQSESQNNEGYENNGIDKNNSDARQYAKDKIVKIPEEDLAGEEHEIIVNIKEKFLTSEAVKLTEKDSEMILAETKSSDDDLSATLQQSIITNDVKDDSLINVTENIDNNKTIEEVGDNLTNEKEEKVIEINQIGRQVDDKLDTIPFYEEKSVESVETHNNGENKSSTVALVKTEDYFKSETSPHNHDNLENCKNTANMQNKEDDFISISIIVDEPKDLSVFEEREDKAIIDLNIEKTPDIDEITICSSLITEEVNTNKDQISLHFLEEQQDNTVASTPSALPEGDELLNSNNSELENHVNNTSMDLETAAITIQKVFRNFLFKNKTLSTDDATNVDINSLIEDKTEKGDNDMSSMNVNKDRRTLGLSRMDTVLQTVNEEKSLSQSTDDSSTLSSAATIIQAHVRGYLIRNKLNLNKNSSTTSGVDSDGLSFTSMEGDNDNRKNKTILNIHIVPESGHFMSRDESVLTSIDLSMDGSPPCSTNLHPLAYDTSERRKQLKREDAFQSTSPPSNNSGKLSEDVDSIKELLISENNKDENPSLVESGNKRTDVKEFVLETTLDDDSTMVDNLDTALEVKSLGPFDSPEKHLTERPYSLPELASDEMDVITPFTPSEDRFSKNSNLIHSGEFHEIVLPTQVSRGDTSVVREFQNVLVYFLLWNNA is encoded by the exons ATGAGTGTTAAAAGTTCACGAATGTATACGGCTCCCGCGCCTAAAATGCCTCCTGGCCTTGTCGAGCTGATGGAAGGACTAGCAAAAGATGTTCTTAAGTGCAATCCTCCTGATGTATACTCATTTTGTGCTAACCACATGCAGAAACTGATGGAAATCAGAGACGGCCCCA ctACCAAATGTACTATGACTTTGGATCAAAAAATAGCAATGGCTATCAAGAAAATAAGGGAAAGAGCGGCACGCCGCCGTGAAGATTAcgataaaaaaatgcaaacgtATAAGCAGTCAGAAAGCCAAAACAACGAAGGGTACGAAAATAATGGTatcgataaaaataattcagaCGCGAGACAGTATGCCAAagataaaatagtaaaaattccTGAAGAAGATTTAGCTGGTGAAGAACATGAAATTATTGTTAACATAAAAGAAAAGTTCTTGACATCCGAAGCTGTAAAGCTTACCGAAAAAGACTCGGAGATGATACTGGCGGAAACAAAATCAAGCGATGATGATTTGTCTGCCACTTTACAACAATCTATTATAACAAATGATGTTAAGGATGATTCTCTAATAAATGTAACTGAGAATATTGACAATAACAAAACTATTGAAGAGGTGGGAGATAACTTAACAAATGAAAAGGAAGAAAAAGTAATCGAAATAAATCAAATAGGTAGGCAGGTTGATGATAAACTTGATACCATACCATTTTACGAAGAAAAATCTGTGGAATCTGTTGAAACTCATAATAATGGTGAAAATAAATCTTCTACTGTAGCATTAGTAAAAACCGaagattattttaaaagtgaaacATCGCCCCATAATCATGATAATTTAGAAAACTGCAAGAATACAGCAAATATGCAAAATAAAGAAGACGATTTCATTTCCATTTCTATCATTGTAGACGAACCAAAAGATTTGAGTGTTTTTGAAGAGAGGGAAGATAAAGCaataattgatttaaatattgaaaaaacaCCGGATATCGATGAAATTACTATATGCAGTTCACTTATTACAGAGGAAGTGAATACTAATAAAGACCAGATATCTTTACATTTTCTTGAAGAACAACAAGACAATACTGTGGCTTCAACTCCATCGGCACTTCCTGAAGGAGATGAATTACTGAACTCAAATAACAGTGAATTAGAAAATCATGTAAATAATACTTCAATGGATTTGGAAACAGCCGCAATAACTATACAGAAAGTATTtagaaattttctttttaaaaacaaaactttaagTACAGATGATGCTACTAACGTTGATATCAATTCATTGATCGAAGATAAAACCGAGAAG GGCGATAATGATATGTCAAGTATGAATGTCAATAAAGACCGAAGAACTTTAGGTCTAAGTAGGATGGATACTGTCTTACAAACAGTAAATGAAGAGAAATCTTTATCTCAATCGACTGACGATTCATCGACTCTATCGAGTGCAGCTACAATAATACAAGCACATGTAAGAGGCTATTTGATCAGAAATAAATTGAACTTAAATAAGAATTCGTCTACCACTTCGGGAGTTGATTCCGATGGACTGTCTTTCACTTCTATGGAAGGCGACAATGATAAccgaaaaaataaaaccattttaAACATACACATAGTACCCGAAAGTGGGCATTTTATGAGCAGAGATGAAAGTGTGCTGACTTCTATAGATTTGTCAATGGATGGCAGTCCACCGTGCTCCACTAACTTGCATCCTCTAGCTTATGATACAAGCGAAAGAAGGAAGCAATTGAAAAGGGAGGATGCTTTTCAGTCAACTTCACCTCCAAGTAATAATAGTGGGAAATTAAGTGAGGACGTCGATTCTATTAAAGAATTGCTAATAagtgaaaataataaagatgaaAACCCATCACTAGTAGAATCTGGAAATAAAAGAACAGACGTAAAAGAGTTTGTCTTAGAAACTACGCTTGATGATGATTCAACAATGGTCGATAATCTTGACACTGCATTAGAAGTGAAGAGTTTGGGGCCTTTTGATAGTCCAGAAAAACATCTAACAGAACGACCATACTCTTTGCCCGAATTAGCTTCAGATGAAATGGATGTGATAACTCCGTTTACTCCTTCTGAAGAcaggttttcaaaaaattctaatttaatacATTCGGGTGAATTTCACGAAATAGTTCTTCCAACACAAGTGTCTCGTGGTGATACCTCTGTCGTCCGTG AATTCCAGAACGTGCTGGTGTACTTTTTACTTTGGAATAATGCTTAA
- the LOC123874895 gene encoding polyglutamine-binding protein 1: MPLPPALAARLAKRGILQTNSTNDATNDTPLVQANEEIIAEDYDNNPEEISPKEHFWEGIEGVNVDPIKGHKGCPNKSNIYHECSKVCVKTWKQGKLTPSEKYLENKRKVLELWPLPAGWEEVYDEGTGYFYFWNVNNNLVSWLPPSHPRAAPGESAAHLREERLLREGDESDESSEASDQEVPQQNHKEKRHERREKEREMVHHRDKKKHRVKDNDLDPMDPASYSDIPRGNWSSGLDAHAKTGVDTTASGSLYQMRPYPAPGAILAANAKQTSPPLSP; this comes from the coding sequence ATGCCATTACCACCTGCTCTGGCTGCACGTCTTGCCAAACGAGGCATATTACAAACAAACTCCACAAATGATGCTACCAATGACACTCCTTTAGTTCAAGCAAACGAGGAGATAATAGCAgaagattatgataataatcCCGAAGAAATAAGCCCTAAGGAACACTTTTGGGAAGGTATAGAAGGGGTCAATGTTGACCCGATAAAAGGACATAAGGGCTGTCCAAATAAAAGCAATATTTATCATGAGTGCTCGAAAGTTTGTGTTAAAACATGGAAACAAGGAAAGCTTACGCCTAGTGAGAAGTATTTGGAAAACAAGCGAAAAGTCTTGGAACTGTGGCCGTTGCCGGCGGGATGGGAGGAGGTGTATGACGAAGGAACTGGTTATTTTTACTTTTGGAACGTCAATAACAATCTAGTTTCGTGGTTGCCACCGTCACATCCTCGCGCTGCTCCTGGCGAGAGTGCTGCGCATCTTCGTGAGGAGAGACTCTTAAGAGAGGGAGACGAAAGTGATGAGAGCAGTGAAGCATCTGACCAAGAAGTGCCCCAGCAGAATCATAAAGAGAAACGCCATGAGCGCCGGGAGAAAGAACGTGAAATGGTACATCACAGAGATAAAAAGAAACATAGAGTCAAAGATAATGATCTGGACCCAATGGATCCAGCTTCATACTCTGATATTCCTAGAGGTAATTGGAGCTCTGGCCTTGATGCCCATGCCAAAACAGGGGTTGACACCACTGCATCAGGATCATTGTATCAGATGAGGCCATACCCTGCGCCGGGAGCCATACTTGCTGCCAATGCCAAGCAGACTTCTCCACCACTCTCTCCTTAG